Proteins encoded together in one Chitinophaga sp. LS1 window:
- a CDS encoding RagB/SusD family nutrient uptake outer membrane protein gives MKIRNTIYLFLGMTLMACRENLLVTVPTDRISSEIYWKTDADVTNAVNAIYTYLDGGNLLYWDGLTDIGHFNTTGSSFAPVDQGVADAQNANFSEYYNNYYKGIHAANYLLENVDRVTIVDTTLVNSRKGEARALRAYFYIRLVNFFGAVPLVTKSITISEGNLLTRTDVSAIYDFISTELDAAAVLMPVSQSDKGRLTKGAAYALKARAMLYAGRYAESATAAKAVMDLGKYSLYPTFKTLFSYAAENNVEVIMDKEFTKDVYSNAVFSNMAPASIASAVAQVVPAAGMADEFEMANGLPITDATSGYDAYNAYSNRDPRLHYTIYTPGDTLVNNKVYNSIPGSGTADAIGGGNLYATTTGFNVRKYINAEDISTPGNCGINIILIRYAEVLLTYAEAKIEQNSIDQTVYDAINTVRQRGDVNMPALATGLTQAQLRAAVRHERIVELAFEGLHLFDIRRWRTAENVMPGPIKGMTYVKDGVLTTVVNNSFVRAFNPERDYLWAIPQQEIILNPNLTQNPNW, from the coding sequence ATGAAAATCAGAAACACGATATATTTATTCTTAGGCATGACATTAATGGCGTGTCGTGAAAACCTGCTGGTGACGGTACCTACAGACAGGATTTCTTCTGAAATCTACTGGAAGACAGATGCTGATGTCACCAATGCAGTGAATGCGATTTACACCTATCTCGATGGTGGTAACCTGCTCTATTGGGATGGTCTGACAGACATCGGGCATTTCAATACAACCGGTAGCAGCTTTGCACCTGTAGACCAGGGTGTGGCAGATGCACAGAATGCTAATTTCTCAGAATATTACAATAATTATTACAAAGGCATTCACGCAGCTAATTATTTATTGGAAAATGTAGACAGGGTCACTATCGTAGATACCACTTTGGTAAATAGCCGTAAAGGCGAGGCAAGAGCTTTACGCGCTTATTTCTACATCAGGCTGGTCAACTTCTTTGGTGCGGTACCACTGGTGACAAAATCTATTACCATCAGTGAAGGGAACTTGCTCACCCGTACAGATGTATCTGCCATTTACGATTTTATATCCACAGAACTGGATGCAGCAGCGGTATTGATGCCAGTATCACAGTCAGACAAAGGCCGTCTCACAAAAGGCGCAGCGTATGCCCTGAAAGCAAGAGCGATGTTATATGCAGGCCGTTATGCGGAATCTGCTACTGCTGCCAAAGCAGTGATGGACCTGGGGAAGTATTCATTGTATCCTACATTCAAAACACTCTTCAGCTATGCGGCGGAGAACAATGTGGAAGTGATCATGGACAAGGAATTTACAAAGGATGTATATTCCAATGCCGTGTTTTCTAATATGGCGCCGGCTTCTATAGCTTCTGCCGTAGCGCAGGTAGTGCCTGCTGCCGGTATGGCCGATGAATTTGAAATGGCAAATGGGCTACCTATTACAGATGCGACCAGTGGTTATGATGCATACAATGCATACAGTAACCGTGATCCACGTTTGCATTATACGATCTACACTCCGGGCGATACACTGGTGAATAACAAAGTGTACAATTCCATCCCGGGTAGTGGCACAGCAGATGCGATCGGTGGGGGTAACCTCTATGCTACTACGACTGGCTTCAATGTAAGAAAGTATATCAATGCAGAGGATATTTCTACACCGGGTAACTGTGGTATCAATATTATTCTCATCCGCTATGCAGAAGTACTGCTCACCTATGCAGAAGCGAAGATAGAACAGAACAGCATCGACCAGACTGTGTACGATGCGATCAACACAGTACGTCAGCGTGGCGATGTGAATATGCCTGCGCTTGCGACAGGGTTAACACAGGCACAATTGCGTGCCGCCGTTCGTCATGAAAGAATTGTGGAATTGGCATTTGAAGGATTACATTTGTTTGACATCAGAAGATGGAGAACTGCTGAGAATGTGATGCCTGGTCCAATTAAGGGTATGACCTATGTGAAGGACGGAGTGCTGACTACCGTTGTGAATAATAGCTTTGTACGTGCGTTTAACCCGGAACGTGATTATCTGTGGGCGATTCCACAACAGGAGATTATCCTGAATCCTAATCTGACACAAAATCCCAACTGGTAA
- a CDS encoding arylsulfatase: protein MHRKKLIFSAVTVCAGVVLLFSLGGFKKAAPPKKKTRPNIVVILADDMGFSDVGCYGGEINTPNINYLAENGIRYTQFYNTSRCCPTRASLLTGLYNHQAGIGKMTDAEDEPGYLGHITENAVTLAEVLKAAGYHTAMSGKWHVSNTDGQPDPKEQLNWLNHHTTYPAFSPIEQYPTSRGFEKFFGTIWGVVDFYDPFSLVSGTTPIKEVPKDYYHTDAIADTAVAYIKGYANDDKPFFLYVAENAPHWPLHALPEDIAKYKDTYKGGWEAVREARYKKMVKLGLIDSTTTKLSPRFKDEQSWESNPDKEWDAAAMATHAAMIDRMDQGIGRIIKALKETNQLDNTLIVFLSDNGASAEICNHYGPGFDRPNETRDGRKIEYADKKAMPGPETTYYSIGPRWANVANTPYRYWKAESFEGGIHTPMIAFWPKGITTKKGGYSKQVGHVMDFMNTFIELAGAKYPANYNGHAIQAGSGVSLVPSFKGQVVTGHEELFNEHFGARYARVGNWKLVSASNDSTWHLFNLEKDRSETNDVAAQEPLRVKELEGLWREWANTHSVLPKPKPKKK from the coding sequence ATGCATAGAAAAAAGCTAATCTTTAGTGCTGTGACTGTTTGTGCAGGTGTAGTGCTGTTGTTTTCTCTCGGAGGCTTTAAGAAAGCCGCTCCACCCAAAAAGAAAACAAGACCGAACATTGTGGTGATCCTGGCTGATGATATGGGTTTCTCGGATGTGGGATGTTATGGTGGTGAGATCAATACACCGAATATCAATTACCTCGCAGAGAATGGGATCAGGTATACACAGTTTTACAATACATCGCGTTGTTGTCCTACCAGGGCATCGTTGCTGACAGGGTTGTATAATCATCAGGCAGGCATCGGTAAGATGACGGATGCGGAGGATGAGCCTGGCTATCTCGGTCATATTACGGAGAATGCGGTGACGCTTGCAGAAGTATTGAAAGCTGCAGGGTATCACACTGCCATGTCTGGTAAATGGCATGTATCCAATACGGATGGTCAGCCAGATCCAAAGGAACAACTGAACTGGCTGAACCATCATACGACTTATCCTGCTTTTTCACCCATAGAGCAATATCCTACCAGCAGAGGGTTTGAGAAATTCTTTGGCACCATCTGGGGAGTCGTGGATTTTTACGATCCATTTAGTCTGGTAAGTGGTACTACTCCCATCAAAGAAGTACCTAAAGATTATTATCATACGGATGCGATTGCAGATACTGCGGTAGCTTACATCAAAGGGTATGCAAATGATGATAAACCATTCTTCCTGTATGTAGCGGAGAATGCGCCACACTGGCCATTGCATGCATTGCCGGAAGATATCGCGAAGTATAAAGATACTTATAAAGGAGGATGGGAAGCCGTGCGTGAAGCCCGTTATAAAAAAATGGTAAAACTGGGATTGATTGATTCCACAACTACTAAATTGTCTCCACGATTTAAAGATGAGCAGAGTTGGGAGTCAAATCCAGACAAGGAATGGGATGCAGCAGCAATGGCTACGCATGCCGCGATGATTGACAGAATGGATCAGGGGATTGGCAGAATTATCAAAGCATTGAAAGAGACGAATCAGTTAGATAATACATTGATCGTATTCCTGAGTGATAATGGTGCGAGTGCGGAAATTTGTAATCATTATGGTCCTGGTTTTGACAGACCGAATGAAACACGTGATGGCAGGAAGATTGAGTATGCTGATAAGAAAGCGATGCCGGGGCCTGAGACCACGTATTACAGCATAGGACCACGTTGGGCGAATGTAGCAAATACACCTTATCGTTACTGGAAAGCAGAGTCATTTGAAGGGGGGATTCACACCCCGATGATTGCTTTCTGGCCAAAGGGGATCACTACAAAGAAAGGTGGGTATAGCAAACAGGTGGGGCATGTAATGGACTTTATGAATACATTCATTGAACTGGCGGGTGCTAAGTATCCTGCTAACTATAATGGTCATGCGATTCAGGCAGGTAGTGGGGTGAGTCTGGTACCTTCATTTAAAGGACAGGTAGTGACAGGACATGAGGAGTTGTTCAATGAACATTTTGGTGCGAGGTATGCACGTGTGGGTAACTGGAAGTTGGTAAGTGCCAGTAATGATAGTACGTGGCATTTGTTCAATTTAGAAAAGGATAGGAGTGAGACAAATGATGTGGCTGCACAGGAGCCTTTACGAGTGAAGGAGTTGGAAGGATTGTGGAGAGAGTGGGCTAATACGCATAGTGTGTTGCCAAAGCCAAAACCAAAGAAGAAATAA
- a CDS encoding Panacea domain-containing protein yields MIYDANAIANWFLGRIDTNAGDTISHLKLQKLIYYAQAWHLAIYGKPLFKEKIESWPNGPVVASIYHRFKDIPRAAAIDSFKDWTKTDFSAEIEELLEEVYTIYGEHSAGYLQELTKRELPWKKARKGLDMFEKVDKAITHKDMIDYYKKRMNNGKKAS; encoded by the coding sequence ATGATTTATGATGCAAATGCAATTGCTAATTGGTTTTTGGGACGTATTGATACAAATGCAGGAGATACGATATCCCATTTAAAATTGCAGAAATTAATCTACTACGCACAGGCATGGCATTTAGCTATTTATGGCAAGCCACTGTTTAAAGAAAAAATAGAGTCATGGCCAAATGGACCTGTAGTTGCCAGTATTTATCACAGATTCAAGGATATTCCCCGGGCTGCTGCCATTGATTCGTTCAAGGATTGGACAAAGACCGATTTTTCTGCTGAAATAGAGGAACTGCTGGAAGAGGTATATACCATTTATGGAGAGCACTCTGCTGGCTATTTACAGGAATTAACTAAAAGAGAGCTTCCATGGAAAAAAGCACGAAAAGGATTGGATATGTTCGAAAAAGTAGATAAAGCAATTACCCATAAAGATATGATTGACTACTATAAAAAAAGAATGAACAATGGGAAAAAAGCATCATAA
- a CDS encoding MAG6450 family protein, with amino-acid sequence MGKKHHNKSIIPKKKASAAPQPDEYSQMSMEDFNGWKLEGDRAHVIASIKFIQHDFQCFSDWSKQDMKTFWNFINKLHKYNWKNLLATGGKVAKTGLAPTVIPIYKYPDNRFRRSIQNLVEMFELRVDNTKRVHGFRDGPVFFICWLDKNHRICA; translated from the coding sequence ATGGGAAAAAAGCATCATAATAAAAGTATCATTCCAAAAAAGAAAGCCTCAGCTGCACCGCAGCCCGATGAATATTCTCAAATGAGTATGGAAGATTTTAATGGATGGAAATTGGAAGGGGATCGTGCGCATGTCATTGCCTCCATCAAATTCATTCAACATGATTTTCAATGCTTTTCTGATTGGAGTAAACAGGATATGAAGACATTTTGGAATTTCATTAACAAATTGCATAAATATAATTGGAAAAACCTTTTAGCTACAGGAGGAAAAGTTGCAAAAACAGGTTTAGCACCAACAGTTATTCCGATATATAAATATCCTGATAACAGATTTCGCAGATCAATACAAAATTTAGTTGAAATGTTTGAATTGCGTGTGGATAATACCAAGCGGGTTCACGGTTTTAGAGATGGACCTGTTTTTTTTATCTGCTGGCTGGATAAGAACCACCGGATTTGTGCATAA
- a CDS encoding DUF92 domain-containing protein, giving the protein MLFPSLFNTIIILTVLIIVAVLSIITKKLTVAAGIAAIVVGWVIFAGAGYVGELQLFTFFVLSVLATRHGRLLKGKDHGEIRDVWQVFANGGVAAILAVLAMIDYNHTELYTLMIAGSLAAATADTLSSELGMVYGRRTFNILTFRREEKGLDGVISIEGTLIGAFGAFIIAFIYMWDRSLWVITLAGVGGNVIDSVLGATLERRKMIGNSTVNFLNTLAGGLIAWWLF; this is encoded by the coding sequence ATGTTATTTCCTTCATTGTTCAATACTATTATTATACTGACTGTGCTCATTATCGTAGCGGTGTTGAGTATCATTACGAAGAAACTCACTGTTGCTGCGGGTATAGCGGCGATTGTGGTGGGATGGGTTATTTTTGCGGGCGCTGGGTATGTGGGTGAGTTACAGTTATTTACATTTTTTGTATTATCAGTATTGGCTACGCGTCATGGCCGGTTATTGAAAGGGAAGGATCACGGGGAGATTCGGGATGTGTGGCAGGTATTTGCGAATGGCGGGGTAGCGGCGATATTGGCGGTATTGGCGATGATTGATTATAATCATACAGAGTTATATACGTTGATGATTGCGGGTTCGCTGGCGGCGGCGACGGCAGATACGTTGTCTTCTGAGTTGGGGATGGTATATGGGAGGAGGACGTTTAATATATTGACGTTCAGGAGGGAGGAGAAAGGGTTGGATGGGGTGATTAGTATAGAAGGGACGTTAATAGGGGCGTTTGGTGCGTTTATCATTGCGTTTATTTATATGTGGGATAGGAGTTTGTGGGTTATAACGCTGGCGGGTGTAGGGGGGAATGTGATTGATTCGGTGTTGGGGGCGACGTTAGAGCGGAGGAAGATGATAGGGAATAGTACGGTGAATTTTTTGAATACGCTGGCGGGAGGGTTGATTGCTTGGTGGTTGTTTTAA
- a CDS encoding GNAT family N-acetyltransferase: MTILDNPVWHALQTVHRTLAQGTPTVQRYKPGVLQLMGAEHPEAASYNELHDWLTVGEKMYTVGDVPVLPKNWQFVRQVDCLQMMCEVKAEVPQTGIVKLQDTHLADMLTLVNLVQPGFFYEQTPLLGEYFGIFQSGKLVAMAGERMRMNGYTEVSAVVTHPEFTGRGYAQQLVAHIVTKNLDAGVLPFLHVTATNERAVKVYEKLGFKTRRKIAFTQFELIAPAEK; this comes from the coding sequence ATGACAATTTTAGATAACCCTGTCTGGCATGCATTGCAGACAGTGCACCGCACATTGGCACAAGGCACACCTACCGTACAACGGTACAAACCAGGCGTATTACAACTAATGGGTGCCGAACATCCGGAAGCCGCGTCCTACAATGAACTGCACGACTGGCTTACAGTGGGAGAGAAGATGTATACAGTAGGCGATGTACCTGTATTGCCGAAAAACTGGCAATTTGTAAGGCAGGTAGATTGTCTACAAATGATGTGCGAGGTAAAAGCAGAGGTGCCACAAACTGGCATAGTAAAATTACAGGATACCCACCTGGCTGACATGTTGACATTGGTCAATCTTGTGCAGCCAGGCTTTTTTTATGAACAAACTCCATTACTGGGTGAATACTTTGGCATCTTCCAGTCAGGTAAGCTGGTGGCCATGGCAGGAGAACGCATGCGCATGAATGGCTATACAGAAGTGAGTGCGGTAGTGACCCATCCGGAATTTACAGGCCGGGGTTATGCACAGCAACTGGTAGCGCATATAGTGACAAAGAACCTGGATGCCGGCGTATTACCATTCCTGCATGTAACGGCTACTAATGAAAGGGCTGTAAAAGTGTATGAGAAATTAGGATTCAAAACAAGGAGAAAAATAGCCTTTACCCAGTTTGAATTGATTGCACCGGCAGAAAAGTAA
- a CDS encoding helix-turn-helix domain-containing protein: MSQSNYELLRFEQIGGTFRVAATGENNCTLSSYNRRDFYKISVILSGGGELFYANRNIKFDQPALIFTNPMVPYSWADNPDVEVTGYFCVFTETFLLEGGRMESLKDSSLFKPGGDPLYLLNPAQTEYLKGIFLRMREEMDSEYIYKHELIRNHVQLIIHEAIKMEPAVAYAPPKNAASRITQLFLTLLERQFPVDPPQFTLQFKKAGDYADQLAVHVNHLNAAVQEVTGKSTTTHINDRILAEARSLLRHTDMSVADIAYSLGFEYASYFNSFFRKHAGLTPLAVRKEVKL, translated from the coding sequence ATGTCACAGTCAAATTATGAACTACTGAGATTTGAGCAGATCGGAGGTACCTTCCGCGTTGCTGCTACCGGAGAAAACAATTGCACCCTCTCATCCTACAACAGGCGTGATTTCTACAAGATCTCAGTGATCCTGTCAGGAGGAGGGGAGTTGTTTTACGCCAACAGGAATATCAAATTTGACCAGCCTGCTTTGATCTTTACCAATCCCATGGTGCCCTATAGCTGGGCAGATAACCCGGATGTAGAAGTAACCGGGTACTTCTGTGTATTTACAGAAACCTTTTTGCTGGAAGGCGGGCGCATGGAATCCTTAAAAGACTCCAGCCTGTTTAAACCGGGTGGAGATCCTCTCTATCTATTGAATCCTGCACAAACAGAATACCTGAAAGGTATTTTCCTCCGCATGCGCGAAGAGATGGATAGCGAATATATCTATAAGCATGAACTGATCCGCAACCATGTACAACTCATTATACATGAAGCTATCAAAATGGAGCCGGCAGTGGCCTACGCACCCCCTAAGAATGCCGCCAGCAGGATCACGCAGCTATTCCTGACCCTGCTGGAAAGACAATTTCCCGTAGACCCTCCCCAATTTACCCTGCAATTTAAGAAGGCAGGCGACTATGCCGACCAGCTGGCCGTCCATGTCAACCACCTGAATGCCGCCGTGCAGGAAGTAACAGGCAAGTCTACCACCACGCACATTAATGACCGTATCCTGGCAGAAGCCCGGTCATTATTAAGACACACAGACATGAGTGTGGCGGACATCGCCTATAGTCTTGGATTTGAATATGCCTCTTATTTTAATAGCTTTTTCAGAAAGCATGCGGGATTAACTCCCTTAGCCGTTCGCAAGGAAGTGAAACTTTAA
- a CDS encoding aldo/keto reductase, producing MAIKSVKLGTQGLEVPVEGLGCMGMTTIGGNDIYGKADENEAIATIHRAFELGIHWLDTADAYGPLLNERLVAKAIKGNRAKYTIATKFGFYIDDNDQMDWSVINGRPEYVRKAVERSLKNLGTDYIDLYYLHRVDPAVPIEETVGAMSELVKEGKVKYLGLSEVSPETLRKAHAVHPVSALQTEYSLFEREAESNGVLDTIRELGIGFVAYSPLGRGFITGEIKSPDDFPADDFRRYIPRFQGENFYKNLELVKAIQTLAAEKGITPSQLAMAWVFSKGVTAIPGTKRVKYIEQNAAAAEIVLSPAEITQLESFGVAVGNRYDSHSMNMVNA from the coding sequence ATGGCAATCAAAAGCGTAAAATTAGGCACCCAGGGGCTGGAAGTACCTGTGGAAGGACTGGGATGTATGGGAATGACGACTATCGGTGGCAACGACATCTATGGCAAAGCGGATGAGAACGAAGCCATCGCAACCATTCATCGTGCCTTTGAACTCGGCATCCACTGGCTGGATACTGCTGATGCATATGGCCCTCTCCTGAATGAAAGATTAGTGGCAAAAGCCATCAAAGGCAACCGGGCAAAATACACCATCGCCACCAAGTTCGGTTTCTACATCGATGATAATGACCAGATGGATTGGAGCGTGATCAACGGCCGTCCTGAATATGTTCGCAAAGCAGTAGAACGTTCACTCAAAAACCTCGGTACCGATTACATAGACCTTTATTACCTGCACCGTGTAGATCCTGCTGTGCCTATCGAAGAAACCGTAGGTGCGATGAGCGAGCTGGTGAAAGAAGGAAAAGTAAAATACCTCGGTCTTTCTGAAGTATCTCCTGAAACACTCCGCAAGGCACACGCAGTACATCCTGTTTCTGCATTACAGACCGAATATTCCCTTTTTGAAAGAGAAGCGGAGTCCAATGGTGTACTGGACACAATACGTGAATTAGGGATCGGATTTGTGGCTTATTCACCATTAGGCAGAGGCTTCATTACAGGTGAAATAAAGAGTCCGGACGATTTTCCTGCAGATGATTTCAGAAGATATATCCCACGTTTCCAGGGAGAGAATTTTTATAAAAATCTTGAGTTGGTAAAAGCCATCCAGACTCTTGCTGCTGAAAAGGGAATTACTCCTTCACAGCTGGCAATGGCATGGGTATTCTCGAAAGGCGTTACCGCCATCCCGGGTACCAAACGTGTTAAATATATTGAGCAGAATGCCGCCGCTGCGGAAATAGTATTATCACCAGCTGAGATCACACAATTGGAATCATTCGGTGTGGCAGTAGGCAACCGGTACGATTCACATAGTATGAATATGGTGAATGCCTAA
- a CDS encoding class I SAM-dependent methyltransferase, which translates to MKTSTSYERAAMPQGTAAVLDTRTVENANANLLTVLQPGLSVLDVGCGSGTITKGIAKYAGKVTGIDRSEELISLAKVNPGNVTFELGDILDYQPAEKFDIITTARTLQWIANPYTVIKKMVSLLKPKGLLCVLDYNHEAIRWDPAPPQSMLDFYAAFLKWREDAGMDNAIADHVIDLVHVQALKLTVTQQDEYAERGMENWDTHISLWKKVAETRGNQLVADGYITEAARLHTIAEYDVWAKEEAKSMRLYLKATHATF; encoded by the coding sequence ATGAAAACATCCACCTCTTATGAACGTGCCGCCATGCCCCAGGGCACTGCCGCCGTACTTGATACCCGTACCGTAGAAAATGCCAACGCTAACCTCCTCACCGTTTTACAACCCGGACTATCTGTTCTCGATGTAGGTTGTGGCAGTGGTACTATCACAAAAGGTATTGCAAAATATGCAGGTAAAGTAACCGGTATAGACAGAAGTGAAGAACTCATTTCACTGGCAAAAGTGAACCCGGGCAATGTCACCTTTGAATTAGGAGACATTCTGGATTACCAACCAGCTGAGAAATTCGATATCATTACCACTGCACGCACCCTGCAATGGATCGCTAACCCATACACTGTCATTAAAAAGATGGTGTCTCTGTTAAAACCCAAAGGACTGCTCTGTGTACTTGATTACAATCACGAAGCCATTCGCTGGGACCCGGCTCCGCCTCAGTCCATGCTGGACTTCTACGCTGCCTTTCTGAAATGGCGTGAAGATGCGGGAATGGACAATGCCATTGCCGATCATGTGATAGACCTGGTACATGTACAGGCATTAAAGCTCACCGTTACGCAACAGGATGAATATGCCGAACGCGGGATGGAAAATTGGGATACACACATCTCCCTCTGGAAAAAAGTGGCGGAGACCAGGGGCAATCAGCTCGTAGCAGATGGTTACATCACAGAAGCAGCGCGACTGCACACCATAGCAGAGTACGACGTATGGGCCAAAGAAGAGGCAAAGAGCATGCGCCTGTACCTGAAGGCGACGCATGCTACTTTTTAG
- a CDS encoding winged helix-turn-helix transcriptional regulator, translating to MIIREERQVFPPEVYYRIPEKGKALGPALAALENWANEHAAAQVQELRDQKKVANGQR from the coding sequence TTGATCATCCGTGAGGAAAGACAGGTATTTCCACCAGAAGTATACTACCGTATTCCTGAAAAAGGCAAGGCATTGGGACCTGCACTGGCTGCGCTGGAAAACTGGGCCAATGAACATGCAGCTGCACAGGTGCAGGAATTAAGAGATCAAAAGAAAGTGGCTAATGGCCAGCGTTGA
- a CDS encoding APC family permease: protein MSQSQLSRHLTLLQATAINMTDMVGIGPFVVLSVVAEIMHGPWFLYAWIAGALLSFIDAMVWSELGTTFPEAGGSYNFLKESFGPRTGKLMSFLFVWQTMIQAPLVIASAAIGFAQYTMYLYPLGFWETKAVSGAVIILIVFLLYRNIETIGKISVTLWIGVLVTMIWIIGGGMAQGHFLEPIKHINDGFKFNMAFAAALGAASVKSVYSYLGYYNVCHLGGEIIAPQKNIPRSMFISIAGIAVLYLCMNISVAAVLPLSQIEQSKFVISEFIQQLAGPTAAMIATVLILWIAFASVFSATLGYSRIPYAAAKDGAFFKIFAKLHPTKNFPYISLLFLGGVAFVFSMFFKLKEVITAILAMRIMIQFIGQAIGLLVLNKRKGRNFVKWRMPLYPVPVILAIMIWILIFASTGYMMLAGMAVTLLGILIYFVKNRINAGH, encoded by the coding sequence ATGAGTCAGTCCCAACTCTCCCGTCACCTTACCTTACTGCAAGCCACCGCCATCAATATGACCGACATGGTCGGTATCGGTCCTTTCGTCGTACTCAGCGTAGTTGCAGAGATTATGCACGGTCCCTGGTTCCTTTATGCATGGATCGCCGGCGCCCTCCTCTCCTTCATCGATGCAATGGTATGGAGTGAACTTGGCACTACCTTCCCCGAAGCCGGCGGCAGTTATAACTTCCTGAAAGAGAGCTTTGGTCCCCGCACCGGCAAACTGATGAGTTTTCTCTTCGTATGGCAAACCATGATCCAGGCCCCACTCGTTATTGCCTCTGCCGCCATTGGTTTTGCACAATATACTATGTACCTCTACCCACTTGGTTTCTGGGAAACCAAAGCCGTGAGCGGAGCCGTCATCATCCTCATCGTATTCCTTCTCTATAGAAATATTGAAACTATCGGCAAGATCAGTGTCACGCTCTGGATAGGCGTGTTAGTAACTATGATCTGGATCATCGGCGGTGGTATGGCGCAAGGGCATTTCCTTGAACCTATTAAACATATCAACGATGGTTTTAAGTTCAACATGGCATTTGCCGCAGCATTAGGTGCAGCCAGTGTAAAATCGGTGTACAGTTATCTGGGCTATTACAATGTATGTCACCTGGGGGGTGAAATCATTGCTCCGCAAAAGAACATCCCGCGCAGTATGTTCATCTCTATTGCGGGTATCGCGGTATTGTATCTCTGCATGAATATCAGTGTGGCTGCTGTTTTACCACTTTCACAAATAGAACAAAGCAAATTCGTTATCAGTGAATTCATCCAGCAACTCGCAGGTCCTACCGCGGCTATGATTGCAACTGTTTTGATACTCTGGATTGCATTTGCCTCTGTATTTTCTGCCACGCTGGGGTATAGCCGTATTCCATATGCAGCGGCAAAAGACGGGGCGTTTTTTAAGATCTTTGCGAAGTTACATCCTACTAAGAATTTCCCTTATATCTCCCTGCTATTTCTAGGTGGTGTCGCCTTTGTATTCAGTATGTTCTTTAAACTGAAAGAAGTGATCACAGCAATACTGGCTATGCGTATTATGATCCAGTTCATTGGTCAGGCTATCGGACTGCTGGTATTGAACAAGCGCAAAGGAAGGAATTTTGTAAAATGGAGAATGCCACTTTACCCGGTACCGGTGATACTCGCTATTATGATCTGGATATTGATCTTCGCATCCACAGGTTATATGATGCTGGCGGGGATGGCTGTCACTTTATTAGGCATCCTCATTTACTTTGTCAAAAACAGGATCAACGCTGGCCATTAG